Proteins encoded by one window of Colletes latitarsis isolate SP2378_abdomen chromosome 5, iyColLati1, whole genome shotgun sequence:
- the Sif gene encoding guanine nucleotide exchange factor still life isoform X6, with the protein MGNKLSCSCAPLIRKTYRYEDSPWQTGVRGGMSSSGGRRGDTGHLLRCGSLRERKRLWAEVFHVSGGAGTVKWQQVSEDLVPVNITCIQDSPECVFHITAYNSQVDKILDVRLVQPGTRIGQASECFVYWKDTMTNDTWGLNFTSPIDAKQFRECCSPSFKISRKASSSYSLKLEPPNKQKIKTRRKPLSTPASPSRSREPQCTCMTPEQFARLRSQEARFRGFCDTSTLPRTMARSTEMEMTPGRDEITAATSSASLYDNVNNTAATPGKTPKATGGESTKQKEKQNETCQTTPKTANVGIETVTVGSQIDSPEEKGGSTVSPKKPQKQSQDTSTQQNGTEMLKSEGTQAGGTLQNKSLRKEQLHHTKSADYTDLEMQNGNIFNIANNNHGARKSKSKSTDDMRIENAQNGGISLDSNTLKRMLKPMSSIDSPVTSPEMTRKRNSHHSYHYHPSNNNQKYVIQETENENYAHPYRSPYSNKFQASRSVHDMGRQYTGDRGRTYLDSERNRCTGDMSPPSDNVIFDNQCYATTPSSSNGNSDMEQPTHCNSRRCNGGQTYQQQSMQSVSTPGSPTSRLLLEYEMHLRNTLAKGMDAESYSLRTFEALLTQSLENLEFAENIPLNVQRTPHVSRRRPISNKSSTLPLSYRYCNERQNSKDRDGYYSDRNEMIREKREREADRDRGYLSDYNSRCASCIGESARAQWFRHSDGWQSVSSTLGSDASSSINPSYSGHKREGPWDSLPSLRHDSSLNDSGYKSNRTDSLEQRATFDRQDSVRSDYMSDRDGRYGIVQQASLESTDSRLCYLTSSEMSDDDRMSLTTAVSDDDDGESVINSPYRGKETGTAAASFNCTGAIRKAGFLSVKKWLLRKKHQIELARKRGWKGYWVSLKGTTLLFYPCDSQESRSMEAAPKHLIIVDGAIMQPIPEHPKRDYIFCLSTAFGDAYLFQAPCQVELENWVNSIHSACAAAFARHRGKTGTLHLLQEEIFRLEKAIESDHKLKHMADLQQSVVSDVETKQQINNQIVQWEENLERLHCEQFRLRCYMASLQSGELPNPKSLLTHVSRATKQTLNKLGVFTVSSFHAFICARSPSLLNNLLAGRGATKRRPPLLSRSNSGSSRRSLQISSRDDEKPVKVYVPENQLVSVFLRDAMTVEEFLASACNRKNLNPMEHFVRVKKRRDMEDHNYFVPHRTDLIETYSNTHEVVEVCAKILYQVELQRNTLEQMWGFSVEAELIENSDRQDELCCYVSRVEDKSVAMQNGIIKGDEIMVINGAIVSDLDMMYLESVLQEEIGLCMMMRSSRTEPPDLTGIMRVTDDIIESLVCPPPPSDPPVISEEMISGLIVPAPGWSKESIAQECASASHIENGKQTSRTNSFEIENLLKTAEQVTGICRSPGETRKSSPTGSVVSSHSQALTPSRQLSDAEKLKKVILELIETERTYVKNLNNLLENYLEPLKRETFLSNAEINALFGNIQEIVTFQRQFLQNLDHAIEMEADFNNFDHPSQFKGVLFSIGSAFLYYVNHFKLYSSFCASHSKAQKVLHPNEGNQALQEFLQARNPRQQHSSTLESYLIKPIQRILKYPLLLQQLRNLTDERSEEHVHLIEALKGMEKVAEHINEMQRIHEEYGAIFDHLFRQHQKSCKQPIDLSPGDLLYYGGVEWLNISDFLGKIKKGLELHAMCFVFKSAVVFLCKERLRQKKKLMGVSTKANSSEVEIIRYQVLIPVTEVQVRASSAKDMESHFLWELIHLRSQLQRRSEKVYVLSNSTTEFRNAFLRTIRQIIRESVRNMSIPSTKQNLNQTPMTISPRMSTGHVDKFEKQSIGQGQNGGNNGTATVTGSLSKKLVKPQPLSTSHNVKRKYSQSKQTMEHESSEDKEMEEPGAINQQQTIFRSRSKTISDTSGSPIWKPRELSSFGEATTLPRKGKSASEFGDISSSHSASRKSLIEINNCAQQSNYNNNI; encoded by the exons ATGGGCAATAAGCTGTCTTGCAGTTGTGCTCCCCTTATCAGAAAGACGTATCGGTACGAAGATTCCCCATGGCAGACAGGGGTTAGGGGCGGAATGAGCAGCAGCGGAGGTCGCAGGGGTGATACTGGCCACTTGCTCAGGTGCGGAAGCTTAAGAGAAAGGAAGAG GTTGTGGGCCGAAGTGTTCCATGTGAGTGGAGGGGCAGGGACTGTAAAATGGCAACAGGTATCGGAAGATTTAGTTCCTGTAAATATCACTTGTATCCAAGATTCGCCGGAATGCGTCTTCCATattactgcgtacaatagtcaGGTGGACAAAATTCTCGACGTGCGATTGGTTCAACCAG GAACACGTATCGGACAAGCGTCGGAATGCTTTGTTTATTGGAAAGATACGATGACTAACGATACATGGGGATTGAATTTCACTTCTCCGATAGATGCTAAACAATTCAGAGAATGTTGC TCACCGTCGTTCAAGATTTCAAGGAAAGCGTCCTCTTCTTACTCATTGAAGCTCGAACCACCGAACAAGCAGAAGATCAAAACACGGAGAAAGCCTCTATCGACGCCGGCATCGCCGAGCAGATCCAGAGAGCCACAATGCACTTGTATGACCCCAGAACAATTTGCCAGACTTCGAAGTCAAGAGGCTAGATTCCGCGGCTTCTGCG ACACTTCTACGCTTCCACGAACCATGGCACGATCCACGGAAATGGAAATGACACCGGGCCGCGACGAAATAACGGCAGCAACGTCCAGCGCGTCTCTTTACGATAACGTGAACAATACGGCCGCAACACCGGGGAAAACGCCGAAAGCTACCGGCGGCGAATCGACCAAGCAGAAGGAGAAACAGAATGAAACGTGCCAGACTACACCAAAGACGGCAAACGTTGGCATTGAAACTGTTACCGTTGGCTCGCAG ATTGATAGCCCGGAGGAGAAAGGAGGTAGTACAGTCTCGCCGAAAAAGCCTCAGAAACAAAGTCAAGATACGTCTACTCAGCAAAATGGCACGGAAATGCTAAAGTCGGAAGGCACGCAAGCTGGCGGTACCTTGCAAAACAAATCTCTCCGGAAGGAACAATTGCACCATACAAAGTCTGCCGATTACACGGATCTGGAAATGCAAAACGGCAATATCTTCAATATAGCGAATAACAACCACGGCGCAAGAAAATCGAAAAGCAAGAGCACAGACGACATGAGGATCGAGAATGCGCAAAACGGTGGTATCAGTCTAGACTCGAATACTCTAAAGAGAATGTTAAAGCCTATGTCGAGTATCGATAGTCCTGTTACGTCACCAGAGATGACCAGAAAGAGGAACAGTCACCACAGTTACCATTATCATCCGAGCAATAATAACCAGAAGTATGTTATACAAGAAACTGAGAATGAAAACTATGCGCATCCGTATCGAAGTCCGTACAGTAACAAATTCCAGGCTTCTAGAAGCGTGCACGACATGGGACGTCAGTATACTG GCGACAGAGGCAGGACCTATTTAGATTCGGAACGTAATCGGTGCACAGGTGACATGTCGCCGCCGTCGGATAATGTCATCTTCGATAATCAGTGTTACGCGACCACGCCAAGTTCGTCGAATGGTAACTCGGACATGGAACAACCGACACACTGTAATTCCCGACGTTGTAACGGCGGCCAGACATATCAACAACAAAGCATGCAATCCGTTTCAACGCCTGGCAGTCCAACTAGCAGACTCCTTCTCGAGTACGAGATGCATTTAAGGAACACGTTGGCCAAGGGTATGGATGCCGAAAGTTACAGTTTACGAACATTCGAGGCATTGCTCACGCAAAGTCTCGAAAACTTGG AGTTTGCGGAAAATATACCACTAAACGTACAGCGAACGCCTCACGTTTCACGAAGAC GCCCCATTTCTAACAAATCATCGACGTTGCCTCTGTCTTATCGTTATTGCAACGAAAGACAAAATAGTAAAGATAGAGATGGCTACTATAGCGATCGCAACGAAATGATACGagaaaaaagagagagagaggccgATCGAGATCGTGGATATCTTAGCGATTATAATTCgag GTGTGCCAGCTGCATCGGAGAATCGGCACGTGCTCAGTGGTTTCGGCATTCGGACGGATGGCAATCGGTCAGTTCGACTCTCGGCTCTGATGCTTCCAGTTCGATAAATCCAAGTTACTCGGGACATAAACGCGAGGGCCCATGGGATTCTCTTCCATCGTTGAGGCATGACAGCAGCCTTAACGATAGCGGATATAAATCCAATCGAACAGATTCTCTAGAACAAAG gGCCACTTTTGATAGACAAGACAGCGTAAGATCTGATTATATGTCCGACAGGGACGGTAGATACGGAATCGTTCAACAAGCTTCTTTGGAGAGCACAGACTCGAGACTTTGCTACTTGACATCCTCGGAG ATGTCGGACGACGACAGAATGTCCCTAACTACTGCTGTAAGCGACGACGACGATGGCGAAAGCGTGATAAACTCGCCGTATCGAGGAAAAGAGACCGGCACGGCTGCAGCTTCGTTCAATTGTACGGGTGCGATTCGAAAGGCTGG ATTTCTTAGCGTGAAAAAATGGCTGTTACGGAAGAAACATCAGATCGAGCTTGCGAGGAAAAGGGGATGGAAAGGTTATTGGGTATCTTTGAAAGGGACCACGCTTCTCTTTTATCCTTGTGATTCGCAAGAAAGCAGATCCATGGAAGCGGCGCCGAAGCATCTAATCATAGTCGATGGCGCGATCATGCAACCAATTCCTGAACATCCGAAAAGGGATTATATATTTTGTCTGAGCACCGCATTCGGTGATGCTTACTTGTTCCAA GCGCCGTGTCAGGTGGAACTGGAGAATTGGGTAAACAGCATACATTCGGCTTGCGCAGCTGCGTTTGCGCGTCACCGCGGCAAAACCGGGACTCTTCACTTGTTACAGGAAGAGATATTTCGGTTAGAAAAGGCAATAGAATCG GATCACAAATTAAAGCATATGGCTGATCTTCAGCAATCTGTCGTTTCCGACGTGGAAACGAAACAGCAAATCAACAATCAAATCGTACAGTGGGAAGAGAATCTGGAACGTCTTCACTGCGAGCAATTTCGTCTAAGGTGTTATATGGCTAGTTTACAAAGCGGCGAGTTACCTAATCCTAAA AGTTTATTGACGCACGTATCACGTGCCACGAAGCaaacattaaataaattagGAGTCTTTACGGTGTCGTCGTTTCACGCTTTTATATGTGCGCGGAGCCCCTCGTTGCTGAACAACCTGCTGGCAGGTCGTGGAGCTACGAAAAGAAGGCCACCGTTGCTCTCGAGATCCAATAGCGGATCCAGCAGAAGATCCCTTCAAATTTCATCGAGAGACGATGAGAAACCTGTCAAAGTATATGTACCGGAAAATCAG CTGGTGTCTGTATTTTTACGCGACGCTATGACGGTCGAAGAATTTCTGGCAAGTGCTTGCAACCGGAAAAATCTCAATCCTATGGAACATTTCGTTCGCGTGAAAAAGCGTCGCGACATGGAAGATCACAATTATTTCGTACCACATAGGACCGACCTGATAGAAACTTAT TCAAATACGCACGAGGTTGTTGAAGTTTGCGCAAAAATCTTGTATCAAGTAGAATTACAAAGAAATACTCTAGAACAAATGTGGGGCTTTTCGGTGGAAGCAGAGTTAATTGAAAATTCCGATAGACAAGACGAGTTGTGTTGTTACGTTAGCAGAGTCGAGGATAAAAGCGTGGCGATGCAAAACG gAATCATTAAAGGCGACGAAATCATGGTGATCAACGGTGCTATTGTAAGCGACCTAGATATGATGTATCTAGAAAGTGTACTGCAAGAAGAAATCGGTCTCTGTATGATGATGAGATCGTCTCGAACCGAACCACCGGATCTTACGGGTATAATGAGGGTTACCGATGATATCATCGAGAGCTTGGTTTGCCCGCCACCTCCTTCCGATCCACCGGTTATAAGCGAAGAAATGATATCCGGTCTGATTGTCCCAGCTCCTGGTTGGA GCAAGGAAAGCATTGCACAGGAGTGTGCGTCAGCTTCTCACATAGAAAACGGTAAACAAACGTCACGCACGAATTCgttcgaaattgaaaatttgctaAAAACCGCCGAACAAGTGACGGGCATCTGTCGATCGCCTGGTGAAACGAGAAAATCCAGTCCTACCGGAAGCGTCGTTAGTTCTCATTCGCAAGCGTTGACGCCAAGCCGGCAGCTAAGCGACGCGGAAAAACTGAAAAAGGTCATTCTAGAATTGATCGAGACTGAACGAACTTACGTAAAG AATTTAAACAATTTGTTGGAGAATTATTTGGAGCCCCTTAAACGCGAGACTTTCCTATCTAATGCAGAGATAAATGCATTGTTTGGAAATATTCAAGAAATTGTTACCTTTCAACGACAATTTTTACAAAATCTTGACCACGCGATCGAGATGGAGGCTGATTTCAATAATTTCGATCATCCGAGTCAGTTTAAG GGTGTCCTGTTTTCCATTGGAAGTGCCTTCTTGTATTACGTAAATCACTTCAAGCTGTACAGCTCGTTTTGTGCCAGTCACTCCAAGGCACAAAAGGTGTTACATCCGA ACGAAGGAAATCAAGCTTTACAAGAGTTCCTGCAAGCAAGAAATCCAAGGCAGCAACACTCGTCGACTTTAGAGTCGTACTTGATAAAACCTATTCAAAGAATACTCAAGTATCCGCTGCTTCTACAGCAACTTCGTAATCTCACGGACGAACGAAGCGAAGAACACGTACACTTGATCG AGGCGTTGAAAGGCATGGAAAAAGTAGCAGAACACATAAATGAAATGCAAAGAATTCACGAAGAATACGGAGCTATTTTCGATCACTTGTTTAGACAACATCAAAAGTCCTGCAAGCAG CCAATCGACTTGAGCCCAGGAGATCTTCTCTATTACGGAGGCGTCGAGTGGCTTAATATTTCGGATTTTCTtggtaaaataaaaaaaggacTAGAGTTGCACGCAATGTGCTTTGTTTTCAAGTCTGCTGTCGTCTTTTTGTGCAAGGAAAGATTGAGGCAAAAGAAGAAACTAATG GGAGTTTCAACGAAAGCAAATTCCAGCGAGGTAGAAATAATTCGTTACCAAGTATTGATTCCCGTGACGGAAGTTCAAGTCCGGGCTAGTTCCGCCAAAGACATGGAATCTCATTTCTTATGGGAATTGATTCACTTGAGAAGTCAATTGCAAAGAAGATCGGAGAAAGTATACGTGCTGTCTAATAG CACGACAGAATTTCGAAACGCGTTCCTGAGGACTATTCGTCAGATAATTCGAGAATCAGTGCGAAATATGAGTATACCGTCGACGAAACAGAATCTTAACCAAACTCCGATGACAATTTCTCCACGAATGTCGACCGGGCACGTGGACAAATTCGAAAAACAGTCAATCGGTCAAGGACAAAATGGCGGCAATAATGGAACGGCAACTGTTACCGGATCACTGTCGAAAAAGTTGGTGAAACCACAACCGTTATCGACTTCGCATAACGTAAAACGAAAATATAGTCAATCGAAACAAACGATGGAGCACGAGAGTTCCGAAGACAAGGAGATGGAAGAGCCGGGGGCGATTAATCAACAGCAAACAATCTTTCGCTCCAGAAGCAAGACCATAAGCGATACGTCTG GTTCGCCAATCTGGAAACCGCGGGAATTATCCTCGTTTGGAGAAGCCACTACGCTACCACGTAAGGGTAAGTCGGCCAGCGAGTTTGGGGATATAAGCTCATCTCACAGCGCTTCCCGAAAGTCTCTGATAGAAATCAATAATTGTGCTCAACAATCTAACTATAATAACAACATTtaa